A region of Bacteroidia bacterium DNA encodes the following proteins:
- a CDS encoding ribonuclease Z: protein MFQLTILGNSAAVPTLGRNTTAQALRCEQHLFLLDCGEGTQIQILKYKIRSNFEAIFISHLHGDHCFGLVPLLSSMSLNGRKTELFIVGPQDVQKYVQTQLNFTQAYLNFPVYYLVPQENNQVVYENANLEVRAFRLNHRIETYGYVFREKPKPPKFLVEKARALQVAPHLFKFLKKGIPVQNIHGQTIFPEQVLGERKKICSYAFCTDTAFYPEIVPYIEKVTLLYHEATFKHSEIQKAVETYHSTALQAATIAQLAQVQKLLIGHVSARYFNLEQEVVQEAQTIFPHTEYAQEGKTFLIE, encoded by the coding sequence GGAAACTCAGCAGCTGTACCTACCTTAGGTAGAAACACTACGGCACAAGCACTACGTTGTGAGCAGCATCTCTTTCTTTTAGATTGTGGCGAAGGCACGCAAATTCAAATTTTGAAGTATAAAATAAGAAGTAATTTTGAAGCCATATTTATTTCTCATCTGCATGGCGATCACTGCTTTGGACTAGTTCCTTTGCTTTCTTCTATGTCGCTCAATGGCAGAAAAACAGAGTTATTTATTGTAGGTCCGCAAGATGTGCAAAAGTACGTTCAAACACAACTCAATTTCACCCAAGCTTATCTCAATTTTCCTGTGTATTACCTTGTGCCACAAGAAAATAACCAAGTCGTATATGAGAATGCTAACCTTGAAGTACGAGCTTTTAGGTTAAATCACAGAATAGAAACGTATGGATACGTATTTAGAGAAAAACCTAAACCTCCGAAGTTTTTAGTAGAAAAAGCCCGTGCTTTGCAGGTAGCCCCGCACTTATTCAAATTTCTCAAAAAGGGCATACCTGTACAGAATATTCACGGACAAACTATATTTCCCGAACAAGTATTGGGAGAGAGAAAAAAAATTTGTAGTTATGCTTTTTGCACTGATACGGCTTTTTATCCTGAAATAGTCCCTTACATTGAAAAGGTTACTCTTTTGTATCACGAAGCAACCTTTAAACACAGTGAAATTCAAAAAGCAGTAGAGACTTATCACAGTACAGCCCTTCAAGCGGCTACCATAGCGCAGCTAGCCCAAGTACAAAAGCTTTTGATAGGACATGTTTCAGCCCGATATTTTAATTTAGAGCAGGAAGTAGTACAAGAAGCTCAAACTATATTTCCGCACACAGAATACGCCCAAGAAGGTAAAACTTTTTTAATTGAGTAA